The proteins below come from a single Haemorhous mexicanus isolate bHaeMex1 chromosome 18, bHaeMex1.pri, whole genome shotgun sequence genomic window:
- the LOC132335833 gene encoding phosphatidate phosphatase LPIN3-like, producing the protein MNYVGHLAESVFVTVKRLYHDLNPATLSGCIDVIVVRQPDNSFKCSPFHVRFGKLGVLRSKEKVVDIEINGEPVDLHMKLGDNGEAFFVEELEEREGGIPFFLCTSPICKERCSNDAAQPSPGLEASSTGEILRKRRRRKRRPRKKEVLDSDSDSYDETKKELPAPSDAASSSFAGPLEVTGLLEPPDVYPYSDGDLLEVDSCMLSHQSSHKSDSELQIKPRESFSLGAESRMKWIWGRLPQVNKLVQVKPTKSTKITGAAATTISATVDEATPLVATSEHPGGVLSPAESQDMPHSLPVSATKRKLTPEARDSISRLREVLHALRPKRFLGAYSVPQEKQKEDVNALPEVLPDVEHFEGATAPRQVGSEGPTSQLERQRRQGSIKRSPLKGPSAIYLEDFSDPTKKPVALYLAESDTEHSSSSVTDPNNPLSTQLPSTSPANSPMDSDSLPTVALSLCGGLRGNTEISHEKFMEHRVSYQQFAANPRLISDPNLVIMINNKYYNWAVAGPIVLALQAFQRNIPESIIDELVKEDMPKKDRRYWFSWRRRESPTEEQQQPRPEKASMGTLWRDFLQQRQEEKESPSDSEPQQPGDTLEAEALPQKPLPNFRKSLRLSSEQIGKLNLQDGPNEVAFSVTTQYQGTCRCEATIYLWNWNEKVVISDIDGTITKSDALGHILPQLGKDWTHPGIVKLFHKIHLNGYKFLYCSARAIGMAHITKGYLKWVNEQGCGLPMGPMLLSPSSLLSAFHREVIEKNPEVFKVPCLMDIRKLFATKFPFYAGFGNKPNDVYAYQQVGLPESRIFTINPKGELIQELTKTQKSTYEQLSELVEVFFPPVGRRGSAALVSPEYSHWRSSLPDDDWDGSP; encoded by the exons ATGAACTATGTGGGGCATCTGGCTGAGAGCGTCTTTGTCACGGTGAAGAGGCTGTACCATGACCTGAACCCTGCCACCCTGTCGGGCTGCATTGATGTGATCGTGGTGAGGCAGCCCGACAACTCCTTCAAGTGCTCCCCGTTTCATGTGCGCTTTGGGAAGCTGGGGGTGCTGCGCTCCAAGGAGAAGGTG GTTGACATTGAAATCAACGGAGAGCCTGTCGACCTGCACATGAAGCTGGGAGACAATGGAGAGGCCTTCTTTGTCGAGGAGCTAGAGGAGCGTGAG GGTGGCAtccctttcttcctctgcacGTCCCCCATCTGCAAGGAGCGGTGCTCAAATGATGCTGCTCAACCCTCCCCTGGGCTGGAGGCCTCCAGCACTGGAGAGATCCTGCGCAAGAGGAGGCGACGCAAGAGAAGGCCCAGAAAGAAGGAGGTGTTGGACTCAGATTCTGACAGCTATGATGAGACCAAAaaagagctgccagccccaag TGATGCAGCAAGTTCATCCTTTGCTGGTCCCCTTGAAGTAACTGGGTTGTTGGAGCCCCCAGACGTATACCCGTACTCCGATGGGGACCTGCTGGAAGTGGACAG ctgcatGCTGAGCCATCAGTCGTCTCACAAAAGTGATTCTGAACTGCAGATCAAACCACGGGAAAGCTTTTCTCTAGGGGCTGAATCCCGCATGAAGTGGATCTGGGGAAGGCTCCCTCAG GTGAATAAATTGGTGCAAGTTAAACCAACCAAGTCCACAAAGATCACTGGTGCTGCAGCAACCACCATCTCAGCGACAGTGGATGAGGCAACCCCTCTTGTTGCCACCTCTGAACATCCAGGAGGGGTTTTAAGCCCAGCAGAATCTCAGGACATGCCCCATTCCTTACCTGTGTCTGCAACTAAGCGAAAACTTACACCCGAGGCTAGGGACAGCATCTCCAGGCTAAGGGAAGTCCTCCATGCTCTCAGGCCAAAGAGATTTTTGGGGGCCTACTCAGTCCCAcaagagaaacagaaggaagaTGTGAATGCTTTGCCAGAGGTGCTGCCAGACGTGGAGCACTTTGAGGGAGCCACTGCTCCAAGGCAGGTGGGCTCAGAAGGCCCTACATCCCagctggagaggcagaggaggcaAG GATCCATCAAAAGAAGTCCTCTCAAGGGTCCCAGCGCCATTTACCTGGAAGACTTCTCCGATCCTACCAAGAAGCCAGTGGCTCTCTATTTGGCCGAGAG CGACACAGAGCATAGTTCGAGTTCTGTGACAGACCCCAACAACCCTCTGAGTACCCAGCTGCCATCCACCTCACCTGCCAACAGCCCCATGGACTCTGACTCACTGCCCACAGTTGCCCTGTCACTGTGTGGGGGCCTCAGGGGCAACACGGAGATCTCTCATG AGAAGTTCATGGAACACAGGGTCTCCTACCAGCAGTTTGCTGCGAATCCAAGGCTCATCAGTGACCCAAACCTGGTGATAATGATCAACAATAA GTACTACAACTGGGCAGTGGCTGGTCCCAtagtcctggccctgcaggctTTCCAGAGGAACATTCCTGAG AGCATCATTGATGAATTGGTGAAGGAGGACATGCCCAAGAAAGACAGAAGATATTGGTTctcctggaggaggagagaatcCCCAACAGAGGAG cagcagcagccaaggccaGAGAAAGCCAGCATGGGAACACTGTGGCGTGACTTTCTTCAGCAGAG gcaggaggaaaaggaatcACCCAGTGACAGTGAGCCCCAGCAACCTGGGGACACGTTGGAAGCAGAAGCTCTCCCTCAGAAACCTCTGCCAAACTTCAGGAAATCCCTGCGTCTCTCTTCCGAACAAATT ggaaAGTTGAATCTGCAGGATGGCCCCAACGAGGTGGCATTCAGCGTGACAACTCAGTACCAGGGTACGTGCCGCTGTGAGGCCACCATCTACCTGTGGAACTGGAACGAAAAAGTGGTGATCTCAGACATCGATGGCACCATCACCAA ATCGGATGCTCTTGGACACATCTTGCCACAGCTGGGTAAAGATTGGACTCACCCTGGGATTGTTAAACTCTTCCACAAGATCCACCT GAATGGCTACAAGTTCCTCTACTGCTCGGCCAGGGCTATTGGCATGGCCCACATCACCAAAGGCTACCTCAAATGGGTCaatgagcagggctgtggcctTCCCATGGGCCCCATGCTGCTTTCCCCCAGTAGCCTCTTGTCTGCTTTCCACAG ggaggtgaTTGAGAAGAATCCAGAGGTGTTCAAGGTCCCCTGCTTGATGGACATCCGAAAACTGTTTGCTACAAAGTTTCCCTTCTATGCAGGCTTTGGGAACAAGCCCAAT GATGTCTATGCTTACCAGCAAGTGGGGCTGCCAGAGAGCCGCATATTCACAATAAACCCCAAAGGAGAGCTGATCCAGGAGCtcacaaaaacccaaaagtcAAC GTATGAGCAGCTGTCAGAGCTGGTGGAGGTGTTCTTCCCTCCTGTGGGACGGAGGGGGAGCGCtgctctggtgtccccagagTACAGTCACTGGAGATCTTCACTGCCTGATGATGACTGGGATGGCTCCCCCTAA